The Gordonia terrae genome contains the following window.
GCCTCGACTTGGCATCGCGCGTGCCGATGGGCAATGTGGGTGCGGTCCAACACTATCGACGGAGATGATGATGACCACCCCGATCATGCCGAAAACCGATGCCGCAGAGCTCATCAACGCCGCACGGATACGCCAGGGACTCACGTGGGCGACGATTGCCGACAAGATCGACGCCCCGCTGGTGTGGACCGTTGCGGCACTGCTGGGCAAGCATCCGGTCCCGCCCGCGAAGGCGACCGCCGTGGTCGAGTTGCTCGGACTCGGCGAAGGTGTGGCGGAGAGCCTGCGGCAGCAACCCACGCGGACGCCCGACGAGGCGGCGGCGAACGATCCCACCATCTACCGCTTCCACGAGGCGATCGACGTCTACGGACCCGCGCTCAAGGAGCTCATCCACGAGGAGTTCGGCGACGGCATCATGAGCGCCATCAACTTCAAGATCGGCTTCGAGCGACGGTCCGACCCCAACGGCGACCGGGTGGTCGTGACCTTCGACGGCAAGTTCCTCGACTACAACTGGTGACCCTCGCTCGTCAGCGAACGCAGGGCGAGCATCATCGACGCATAGACGGCCGGGTCGGTGGGATCGAACCCGAGAAGGGTCCGAATCCGCTCGATTCGCTGGTAGAGGCTCTGTCTGCCGATGTGGAGCGCCGCGGCCGACCGCGTCGCACTGCA
Protein-coding sequences here:
- the cynS gene encoding cyanase; the encoded protein is MTTPIMPKTDAAELINAARIRQGLTWATIADKIDAPLVWTVAALLGKHPVPPAKATAVVELLGLGEGVAESLRQQPTRTPDEAAANDPTIYRFHEAIDVYGPALKELIHEEFGDGIMSAINFKIGFERRSDPNGDRVVVTFDGKFLDYNW